A region from the Parasphingopyxis sp. CP4 genome encodes:
- a CDS encoding TraR/DksA family transcriptional regulator, protein MTNTANAASTTASRTRLESQLAELEARFSHLERDLDEPLNADSSEQAVEMEDDQSLEAQALLVTREIVSVKRALARIEDGEYGVCVRCGGDINPKRLDARPEAALCIHCASKEG, encoded by the coding sequence ATGACCAATACCGCCAATGCCGCCTCCACCACCGCTTCTCGGACCCGGCTCGAAAGCCAGTTGGCCGAGTTGGAAGCGCGTTTTTCCCATCTTGAGCGCGATCTGGATGAGCCGCTCAATGCGGATTCCTCAGAGCAAGCGGTCGAGATGGAGGATGATCAATCGCTCGAGGCGCAGGCCCTTCTGGTGACGCGGGAGATCGTTTCGGTAAAGCGCGCGCTCGCCCGGATCGAGGATGGCGAATATGGCGTGTGCGTGCGCTGCGGCGGGGATATCAATCCCAAGCGGCTCGATGCCCGGCCGGAAGCGGCGCTCTGCATCCATTGCGCCTCGAAAGAAGGTTAG